From one Puniceicoccus vermicola genomic stretch:
- a CDS encoding SiaB family protein kinase: MYQKLFDYYQNLNRERLMLSVTGPISQEIVKQYGALLKSMESISENRRLVVLGVFVEMAQNVLRYSAEQVGGVGLGVVVICEEDHCFQVSSGNLIPIAIREQLELSFSALSKLDQEELRTFYREKRREARKGTGDGAGLGLIELFRRCEKVECGFEPVDEDQLFFTVTAGVAKD, from the coding sequence ATGTATCAGAAACTATTCGACTATTACCAGAATTTGAATCGAGAGCGGTTGATGCTTTCGGTGACTGGTCCGATTTCCCAGGAGATTGTAAAGCAATACGGAGCGTTGCTGAAGAGTATGGAGTCGATTTCGGAGAATCGGCGTCTGGTGGTGCTCGGAGTTTTTGTCGAGATGGCTCAGAATGTTCTCCGTTATTCGGCTGAGCAGGTGGGGGGCGTGGGCCTCGGGGTCGTGGTTATCTGTGAGGAAGACCATTGCTTTCAGGTTTCCTCGGGTAATCTCATTCCCATTGCGATACGGGAGCAGTTGGAGTTGAGCTTCTCCGCTCTATCGAAACTGGACCAAGAGGAATTGCGGACTTTCTATCGGGAGAAACGGCGGGAAGCGCGCAAGGGCACGGGCGATGGGGCCGGTCTCGGTCTCATTGAGCTGTTTAGAAGATGCGAGAAGGTGGAGTGTGGGTTTGAGCCGGTCGATGAGGATCAGCTCTTTTTCACCGTCACCGCAGGAGTCGCGAAGGATTAA
- the amt gene encoding ammonium transporter, with translation MDTPLDILWVLLSGALVMLMQLGFCMLESGLVRTKNTINVAAKNLVDFCVAVIAYWAIGYGLMFGAGSTGWFGENEFFFEVSTGFSEGVFFFFQLVFCATAATIIAGAVAERMRFSGYLIISILVTAVIYPISGHWIWGGDGWLANLGFIDFAGSTVVHSVGGWLALASVIVIGPRIGRFSTERSLASGHSLVQATFGVLILWFGWIGFNGGSTLAFDASVPGIIFNTFLAASAGGLMILSLSRARTRIFDLKEMLNGVVAGLVAITACAPYVSEIESIIIGVVGGVLSYYGSVLLGKLRVDDVVGASCAHGFPGVWGTLAVAIFGDLSILGTGLTRSEQFGVQALGVGAVFVWTFVLGGLLIYGINRVFPLRIGEREEREGLNVCEHGASTEILDLLGDMRRQRERGDFSSQVPFDPYTEVGQIAHEYNGVLVRVAEEMTRREEMADKLAVEKEASEKVTRDLMSSISYAKRIQSAVFPDLSSLDLDIAGHFLIFEPREAVSGDFIWIHRNSTRLTAAVVDCTGHGVPGAFMSLIGHTFLNEIILGQKREMPDEILEELHRKVRSTLKQDQPGADAQDGMDVCIVRIDSSSVAFAGAKRPLMWIPATGPKAGKCQVLRGDRKSIGGRQREEQRTFSCEVIKREKGMKLYLSSDGLVEQTNENREPYDTSRFRRLLEKIHREDPEKQREAILKSLRDFQGSVRRKDDVAVLGLFL, from the coding sequence GTGGACACCCCTCTAGACATCCTTTGGGTTTTGCTGAGCGGAGCTCTCGTCATGTTGATGCAACTAGGTTTTTGCATGCTGGAGAGTGGTCTCGTGCGGACGAAGAACACGATCAACGTCGCGGCGAAAAATCTCGTGGATTTTTGTGTCGCGGTAATTGCTTATTGGGCAATTGGTTACGGATTAATGTTCGGGGCTGGAAGCACCGGCTGGTTCGGTGAGAATGAGTTCTTCTTTGAGGTGTCGACGGGATTCTCCGAAGGAGTCTTCTTTTTCTTCCAGCTGGTTTTCTGTGCCACTGCCGCCACGATTATCGCCGGTGCGGTTGCCGAGCGCATGAGGTTCTCGGGGTACCTGATCATCTCAATTTTGGTCACGGCCGTGATTTACCCGATTTCGGGACATTGGATTTGGGGTGGTGATGGATGGCTCGCCAATTTGGGGTTCATAGATTTCGCCGGATCTACCGTGGTCCACTCCGTTGGGGGCTGGTTGGCGTTGGCCAGCGTTATTGTCATCGGGCCTCGCATCGGTCGGTTCTCTACGGAGCGATCTCTCGCGAGTGGGCACAGCCTCGTGCAGGCCACTTTCGGGGTACTCATTCTTTGGTTTGGTTGGATAGGTTTCAATGGCGGGAGCACTTTGGCCTTTGATGCCTCGGTTCCAGGGATTATTTTCAATACTTTTCTCGCTGCTTCGGCCGGGGGCCTCATGATCTTGAGTCTCTCGCGGGCTCGGACCCGGATCTTCGATTTAAAGGAAATGCTGAACGGGGTCGTTGCCGGTCTTGTGGCGATTACGGCCTGTGCTCCCTACGTATCGGAGATCGAATCGATCATCATCGGTGTCGTGGGGGGAGTCCTCAGCTACTACGGATCTGTCTTGCTCGGAAAACTGCGGGTGGACGACGTCGTCGGGGCTTCCTGCGCCCACGGCTTCCCTGGGGTCTGGGGGACCCTGGCGGTTGCGATCTTTGGAGACCTCTCAATCCTCGGAACCGGCCTCACTCGGAGCGAGCAGTTTGGGGTGCAGGCTCTGGGGGTAGGGGCGGTCTTCGTCTGGACCTTCGTACTTGGGGGCCTCCTCATTTACGGGATCAACCGGGTCTTTCCTTTGCGGATTGGCGAGCGGGAAGAGCGGGAAGGTCTCAACGTCTGCGAGCACGGTGCCAGCACCGAGATTCTCGATTTGCTGGGGGATATGAGACGGCAGCGTGAGCGGGGAGATTTCTCCTCCCAGGTCCCGTTTGATCCCTATACGGAGGTGGGCCAGATCGCCCACGAGTACAACGGAGTCCTCGTGCGAGTGGCCGAGGAGATGACTCGACGGGAAGAGATGGCAGACAAACTGGCCGTGGAGAAAGAAGCGAGTGAGAAGGTGACTCGTGATCTGATGAGCAGCATTTCCTATGCAAAGAGAATCCAATCTGCAGTCTTTCCGGATCTCTCCTCTTTGGATTTGGACATCGCCGGTCATTTCCTGATTTTTGAACCGCGCGAAGCGGTTTCGGGTGATTTTATCTGGATTCACCGTAATTCGACTCGCCTGACTGCAGCGGTCGTCGATTGCACCGGGCACGGAGTCCCGGGTGCCTTCATGTCCTTGATCGGTCATACCTTTCTGAACGAGATCATCCTCGGGCAGAAAAGGGAGATGCCCGATGAAATTCTTGAGGAGTTGCACCGAAAGGTGAGATCGACGCTGAAGCAGGATCAACCGGGAGCGGATGCTCAGGATGGTATGGATGTTTGCATCGTTCGAATTGACTCGAGTTCTGTCGCCTTTGCGGGAGCCAAGCGTCCGTTGATGTGGATCCCGGCCACTGGTCCGAAAGCGGGCAAATGTCAGGTTTTGCGGGGAGATCGGAAATCGATTGGTGGCCGACAGAGAGAGGAGCAGCGCACCTTTAGCTGTGAGGTCATCAAGCGGGAAAAGGGGATGAAGCTTTACCTGTCCTCGGATGGCTTGGTCGAGCAGACGAATGAAAACCGCGAACCCTACGACACGTCTCGTTTCCGTCGTTTGCTTGAGAAGATTCACCGGGAGGATCCGGAGAAACAGCGGGAGGCGATTCTGAAGTCTCTCCGTGATTTCCAAGGGTCCGTTCGGAGAAAAGATGATGTCGCGGTCCTCGGGCTATTTCTTTAG
- a CDS encoding DUF1987 domain-containing protein has protein sequence MEESFIIQPTDCTPKISLDAQLGQLVIEGESFPENVREFYEPIVERVETYLKASDGLEVRFDLRYFNTSSSKTILDLLEMLEGFFDEGKKVQVVWLYKEGIEVMQENGEDFAYDLRIPFELKSY, from the coding sequence ATGGAAGAATCGTTTATCATTCAGCCCACGGATTGTACCCCAAAGATCTCTTTGGATGCGCAGTTGGGGCAGTTAGTCATTGAGGGAGAATCCTTTCCGGAGAATGTCCGTGAGTTTTACGAGCCGATCGTGGAGAGGGTGGAGACCTATTTGAAGGCTTCTGATGGCTTGGAGGTTCGTTTCGATCTTCGTTATTTCAATACCAGTAGTTCAAAGACGATCTTGGATTTGCTGGAAATGCTCGAAGGCTTTTTCGACGAAGGGAAAAAGGTCCAAGTCGTTTGGCTCTACAAAGAGGGCATTGAGGTAATGCAGGAAAACGGTGAAGATTTCGCTTACGACCTGCGGATTCCCTTCGAACTCAAATCCTATTGA
- a CDS encoding ATP-binding protein, with the protein MSKKEQRERNYRDIFRREHEILSKAEKLSSQESPEPSELREGFAALTRGFQRLLDTASKMTRIGDSVQRQLVDTQRELRKALREKEELNKHLTELAAEKDEYLGFAAHDLRNPLSNVIMGLEMMQDHVEMSREEWQGIVSDSTDECRRMLELLSNLLDVNRIETGSMVWEIREFCPREAASLVVENFRKRAEKKEQTIEFDEPEEPISAMGDPQAYLQILENLISNALKYSPVGSVTRVSFHRSVGFLRTEVRDEGPGLTSEDHKNLFGKFARLSARPTGGENSVGLGLAIVKSLAEAMHGRVGCWSKLGEGSVFYFEIPVHEQ; encoded by the coding sequence GTGAGCAAGAAAGAACAGCGCGAGCGTAATTATCGAGATATCTTCCGCAGGGAGCATGAGATTCTGTCGAAGGCAGAGAAGCTCAGTTCTCAGGAGAGTCCTGAGCCGTCCGAGCTCCGGGAAGGCTTTGCCGCGCTGACCCGGGGATTTCAACGTCTGCTGGACACCGCTTCAAAAATGACGCGAATTGGCGATTCGGTTCAACGTCAGCTCGTCGATACGCAGCGGGAGTTGCGCAAGGCACTGCGGGAAAAGGAGGAACTGAATAAGCACCTGACCGAACTTGCCGCGGAAAAAGACGAGTATCTGGGCTTTGCTGCCCATGATCTGAGGAACCCTCTCTCCAATGTCATCATGGGATTGGAGATGATGCAGGACCACGTCGAGATGAGCCGCGAGGAATGGCAGGGCATTGTCAGTGATTCTACAGACGAATGCCGGAGGATGTTGGAGCTTCTGAGTAATTTGCTTGATGTGAATCGGATCGAAACCGGGTCTATGGTTTGGGAAATCCGAGAATTCTGTCCGAGAGAGGCGGCTTCTCTTGTCGTTGAGAATTTTCGAAAGCGGGCCGAGAAAAAGGAGCAGACCATCGAATTTGATGAGCCCGAGGAACCGATCAGTGCAATGGGCGATCCGCAGGCGTATCTTCAGATCCTTGAAAATCTAATTTCGAATGCCCTGAAATATTCTCCGGTCGGATCGGTGACGCGGGTGAGTTTTCATCGATCGGTAGGCTTTCTTCGGACGGAGGTCCGTGACGAAGGACCCGGGCTCACCTCGGAAGATCACAAGAATTTGTTTGGCAAATTTGCCCGTCTCTCGGCACGACCCACGGGAGGAGAAAACTCGGTGGGGCTGGGGCTGGCGATTGTGAAGAGTCTCGCCGAGGCCATGCACGGACGAGTGGGCTGCTGGTCCAAGTTGGGAGAGGGGTCGGTTTTCTACTTCGAGATCCCGGTCCACGAGCAGTAA